AGGTGCCCTTTGCTGAGCAGGTAAAGAAAGAGGCAGATGTTTTAACCGGAGCCGTAGGCATGATCACAGATACACAGCAGGCGGAGGAAATTCTGGCCAGCGGTCAGGCTGACATCGTACTGCTGGCCCGTGAGATGCTCCGCGACCCGTATTTTGCCCTGCATGTCGCTCATGAACTTGGTGCCGAGCAGGCGTGGCCGCCGCAGTACGAGCGGGCAAAACCGAGAAAATAATTAACACCCCGCGCCCCGACACGTAAGTGCTAGGGTATCAAATATGAAATCAAGATGAGCCAAAACATAATTCACGACGAAGAAGATCTCCGCTTTTACATCACGTTTGAGAGCGACGATGCGGAACTGACTTACACGTACCCGGAAACCGAGGTAATGGACTTTGACCATACTTTTGTTCCGGAGGACCAGCGCGGACAGGGAGTTGCCGATAAACTGGTGCACGAGGGGCTGGAGTTCGCTAAATCAAACAACTACAAGGTGATTGCCTCCTGTCCGGTGGTGGAAGCCTACATCAAGCGCCACAAGGAGTACCAGGACATGGTGCATCCGGTGTAGCAAAATCTGTTCCGCCTCTACAGTTAAAACAGAAAGTATAAATCAGCGTTGGTGTTACCAAGTATAAGTTCTGTGTAAGAAGCCGCAATCGCATCAACAACTTTGGTAAATCAACCGAAAAAGCTATCTTAGCTACTGCATCCTGCCCAGAAATTAATCGTCGGGGCAGGATGTTTTGTATCTGATTCACCCAAACACAACCCATGACTACACGCCACTTAATCAAATCGCTGGCTCTTGGTGCCGTACTTAGCCTTGGTGCCACAGCGGCACAGGCCCAGGAGTTCAGCCGCCAGGACACCCTGCGGGGCAGCATAACACCAGAGCGTGCCTGGTGGGACCTCACTTTTTACGACCTCGACCTTGCCGTCAACATCAAGGACAGCACCTTTTCAGGCAGCAACGTAATCCGTTATAAGGTGCTGGAGCCGAAGCAGCGCATGCAGGTAGATTTGCAGCCGCCGATGCGCATCGAGAAGGTAACACAGAATGGCAAAGAACTGAAGGTTGAGAATGATGGCAATGTGTGGTACGTGAACCTGCAGGAGCCGCAGAAAGTGGGCGAGGAAAAGGAGATAAAAGTATTTTACAGCGGCAAACCCCAGGTCAGCGAAAACCCACCCTGGAGCGGCGGCATTACGTGGCAGCGCGACCAGAACGGCCGACCGTTTATTGCCAGCTCTAATCAGGGCGACGGCGCCAGCCTCTGGTGGCCGAACAAAGACCATATGTACGATGAGCCCGATAGCATGCGCATGAGCGTGCGTGTTCCCAAGGGGCTGATGGACGTGAGCAACGGACGCCTGAAAAAGGTGCAGGAGCACGGCGACGGCAGCAAGACATTTACCTGGTATGTCACCAACCCCATCAACAACTATGGCGTGAATGTGAACATAGCCGATTATGTGCACTTCTCTGACAAGTATAAAGGCGAAAAGGGGGTGCTGGACCTGGAGTACTATGTGCTGCGCAACAACCTGGAGAAGGCAAAAGAGCAGTTTAAGCAGGTACCCCTGATGCTGCAGGCCTTTGAACACTGGTTTGGCCCCTACCCTTTTTATGAGGACAGCTACAAACTGGTGGAGGCGCCTTACCTGGGCATGGAGCATCAAAGCTCGGTAACCTACGGCAATGGTTACCAGAACGGCTACCTGGGGCGTGACCTAAGCGGCACGGGTTGGGGTAAGAAGTTTGACTTCATTATCATACATGAGTCCGGGCACGAGTGGTTCGCCAACAACATCACCTACAAGGACATTGCCGACATGTGGATTCACGAGAGCTTCACGAACTATTCCGAGTCCCTCTTTTTAGATTATCACTATGGCACCAAGGCGGCAAATGAGTACATCATCGGCCTGCGCAACCTTATTCAGAACGACAAACCGATCATCGGCAAGTATAACGTGAACCACTCGGGCTCAGGCGACATGTATCCGAAGGGGGCCAATATGCTGCACAACCTGCGCCAGATTGTGAACAACGATGAAAAGTGGCGCAGCATCCTGCGTGGCCTGAACAAGGATTTCTACCACCAGACCGTTGCCACACAGCAGATAGAGGAGTACCTGAGCCAGAAGATTGGCCGCAACCTCACCCCTGTTTTCGACCAGTACCTGCGTGATGTGCGCATTCCGGAACTACAGTATAAAATTAATGGTAAGGAGCTGCAGTACCGCTGGGCCAACACCGTAAGCAATTTCGACATGCCGGTGAAGGTAACTGTGGATGGCAGGGAGCAATGGCTGGAGCCAACCACCACCTGGAAAGAATTGAAAACGGCAAAGAAAAACCCGAAGGTGGAGGTAGACAAGAACTTCTATGTAACAGCGCAGAAAGTAACAACTTCCTAAGTATAAAACTAAGCATCAAGTATATGCACCGCCTTTACCACAAGGGCGGTGCTTTGCTTTTTAGGAATGAGAGTTGCAGGTGCTGCCCCAATTCAACATATTTATACTTTAACCCTCAATTTATACTTCGCTATGCTCCGGATTCTAACCTTCGCTATACTTCTGCTTTCCTGCTACACACCCACTTTACTTGCCCAGGATTCTTATACCCTGCTGAAACCGGACCGCGTTTTTGATGGCGAGAAGATGCAGGAGAACTGGCAGGTGCTGGTGAAGAATGACAAAATTGAAGCCGTAGGGCCGCAGCTGCAGGCACCGAGCAATACAAGGGTTCGCGACCTGAAAGGAATGACGCTGCTGCCAGGTTTGATAGAGGGCCACAGCCACCTGCTGCTGCACCCGTACAACGAAACGCCCTGGAACGACCAGGTGCTGCGCGAGTCCCGTGCGGAGCGAGTGGCCCGCGCCACCGTGCACGCAAACAAAACGTTACTTGCCGGCTTCACCACCGTGCGCGACCTGGGTTCTGAGGGAGCCGGTTTTGATGATGTGGGTCTGAAGCAGGCAATTGAAAAGGGTGCCATACCCGGACCGCGGATGCTTGTAGCCACCAAGGCGCTTGTGGCCACCGGCAGCTACGGCCCCAAAGAGCTTAGCTACGACATCGAAACGCCCATTGGCGCGGCAGAGGCCGATGGGCTGGAAGGTGTAACCCGCGAAGTACGCGACCAGATTGGCCACG
Above is a window of Pontibacter akesuensis DNA encoding:
- a CDS encoding GNAT family N-acetyltransferase, with amino-acid sequence MSQNIIHDEEDLRFYITFESDDAELTYTYPETEVMDFDHTFVPEDQRGQGVADKLVHEGLEFAKSNNYKVIASCPVVEAYIKRHKEYQDMVHPV
- a CDS encoding M1 family metallopeptidase, coding for MTTRHLIKSLALGAVLSLGATAAQAQEFSRQDTLRGSITPERAWWDLTFYDLDLAVNIKDSTFSGSNVIRYKVLEPKQRMQVDLQPPMRIEKVTQNGKELKVENDGNVWYVNLQEPQKVGEEKEIKVFYSGKPQVSENPPWSGGITWQRDQNGRPFIASSNQGDGASLWWPNKDHMYDEPDSMRMSVRVPKGLMDVSNGRLKKVQEHGDGSKTFTWYVTNPINNYGVNVNIADYVHFSDKYKGEKGVLDLEYYVLRNNLEKAKEQFKQVPLMLQAFEHWFGPYPFYEDSYKLVEAPYLGMEHQSSVTYGNGYQNGYLGRDLSGTGWGKKFDFIIIHESGHEWFANNITYKDIADMWIHESFTNYSESLFLDYHYGTKAANEYIIGLRNLIQNDKPIIGKYNVNHSGSGDMYPKGANMLHNLRQIVNNDEKWRSILRGLNKDFYHQTVATQQIEEYLSQKIGRNLTPVFDQYLRDVRIPELQYKINGKELQYRWANTVSNFDMPVKVTVDGREQWLEPTTTWKELKTAKKNPKVEVDKNFYVTAQKVTTS